A segment of the bacterium genome:
CTCCGAGATCGCCCCCTTCACCAGACGCTGCACCTCCCCTCCGGATCAAGGTAACTCTCCGGCGGGACTACTTAGATGCCGCGCCAGAGCCGAAATCCGGGTCTTCCCCGAACAATTGTGCCGGGTGGGTCTTTATCTTCGCCGTGCAACAGAGGTACTTAATATCGGTCTGCATCCCAAGCGACCAGTGATACCCGCATTTCAGGTGGGATGGCTCATTGCCGGCTTTCCTGGTTGACCGCACCACGGCGATGTGCTCATCGGTTCCGGAATGCGATCCAGCCATGATGAGAGATTCCGGATTGGAAAACCCATACTCATCCGCTCCGCCGCTCGCCACCAACGGAACCAACTGGAACGGCTTGGTGGTAACCGCGTCATCGTCACCATCTCCGGGTCGCCCTGACAATGAGTACTGCTGCCGGGTCATCCACCCACGGAGATCGATGCGACAATGCGTCGCTTCGACTACCGACCCCCGATAGATGAATGCGCCCGGCTCCGCCCCTTTGGGGATGGTATGTTGTATTACTTTCATGTCCATAGCATGCCTAAGGTAGATATTCAAGAGGTGAAACGAAAGTTTAATCTTTGACAGCCTTGACTGCCCGTATTACCAGGAACGCCGGGGTAGCCAGGGCCGTGTCAAACGCCTGGGGGTTAATACGACGACTTCCCGGCGATGGTTTCGCCTCCAGCGTCGGTCAATGAAATCCCACCCGCGAGAGTCCACGCTGATACTCTCGAACGTCTGATGATAACTCACCAGTTCCATCCCGGGGAGCATCCGCCAGCGATATGACTCACCAACACTGAAGTACACGGATTTTGATTTTCGCTGTTCCTGAAGCATCTTGAAGGAAGATAAGGGATGGTGAATTGAAAAGATAAGCGCCCCGTCTGACCTGAGCAACTTACTGCACCGCTTGAAGAGACCATCCAGATTCCGGATATAATGAAAAGCGAGTGAACTAACCACCAGATCATACTCACCCGCTTTCGCCTTCACTCGCCGCATATCGGCATGAACGAATCTGGCGCCCGCTCTTCCTCCCGTACGATCGCCAGCATCGGTTCCAATTATCCCTGTGGCTTTGCCTCCCATCCGCACGAGCTTACGCGTCAAAAGCCTGATCCACACCGAGCTCCAGGATCTTTCGCCCACGCGCCCTCCGCGCAGGGGCTTTGACATCTTGGCCGGTCGAGTTGGTCGTTGTAGAAACTTCGCGCGTTATCCGCTACGTTCTCGCTGATAGACCCGTGCACTGACGATCAGTTCTCGACGGTTCCGGTCCTCATCCGCGTGACTCATTTCGCCCGGATCAGCACCAGCGTCTGGTCATCTTCCTGCTCCCCGAATCCATCGACCGACTTCAACAACTCCGCCCGGATCTCCACTAGCGGCCTGCTGACTTTTTCCCGAATCAGTTGCTGGATCCGCTCTTCACCAAACATCTCACCAGACTTGTTTCGACTTCGGTCAGTCGTCGGTAAGGATCACCAACAAATCGCCCGGCCCAACACTCCAGTTGAGTCTGGGCAAACGGAAAAAGTCCTTCACCACCCCCAACTGGCGGATTCTGACTCTCATGCGATGCACAGGTTTTGTCAACTCCATTAATATGTAGGGCGACGGATGCCCCGCCCCCGTGTATGTCACCGGGTGGTCAGGTAAAGCTCAAATACTCCGGTCGCATACATATCCGGGCGTTTCAGCGCATAAACCACATTATTGAGATCCGCACGGACTGTTTGCTCTGTCTTCCCGGCGGCGTTGTTTTTAGCGCTTTTAATCATCGCCATCGTACTCCCGCTCGCACCCCATGCCCGGAGACATCGGCGACAGTCACGATCACCCGCTTCTCCATCAGCATCACGTCCAGCATATCACCCACTTCGCTCGAGGGCTGACGAACTCCCCAGAATCTCCTGCTCATTGTAGAGTGTAACTTCCGGAACGAGATGATCGTGAATCTCCTTGGCAAGTTCATCTCCGCCTGAAGGTGCACCGTCTTGGCGCCTTCACCCTGATGAATATGACGAACATCACACCCGATCACGGTGCAACCACCGTCAATAACCAGTGATAGTGAAGCCAGCATTCCCGGTGGTGAGTGCCCGAGAAAAACATTCTCCAGAGATCCCCGGGACTGCAGCATTGAGGATGATCGGCGGCCAACAGTGACGTCCCTTGAAAAAAGCGTATGCCCAGCAGACCGCGATAGTTGCTGACCAGGTCAACCACCCGGCCACATCCCCAGTGCCATCCCTGGCCGACTTTTGCGACCATCAACATGGCTATCGGAGAGAAGACACAAGAAGATGGCCGTCAGCGCAATTCGCGCACGCATGGACGGATTTCGATACAGTATGGCTGAATCCACTCAGTACTCTCCATTTGGCTTGGGTTTGACGGAATATATATGATGAACCTCTTCCTGACCACTCAAACTCTTTCACTGTCTACCGTATTACTCCACGATTAGCGGAACCCGCCGCCCGTCTCCCCTGTTTTCTCCTTAGTCCGTGGCACGAGAGATCGACACTTGAACCTACTCATACGAAGGAATCGAACATGAACCATCTCGTTCTCGGCGGCACCGGCACGGTCGGCTCGGCCGTCGTCCGAGACTGCTCGCCAAAACCAGACTGTCCGCGACCTGACCCACGCTCCGGCAAGAAATCAAAAAAGCCCTCCCGTAGGGCGTAACCGGCGTAGTCGGCGATCTGACCAACCCGCTCACCCCTATGATGCCGTCTTCCAAAGGCTCCGACTCCCTTTTCCTGTTGACCGCCAACTCGATCACCGAGACGTTTGAGGCGCTCTCAGCTCTGCATGAAGCAAAGAAGCTGAAATACAAAAAGATCGTCTACCTGTCTGTGCATAACCCTGACTGGGGACGCCATGTTGCCCATTTCGGCGCCAAAGAGAATATCGAGCATGCGATCAAAGAATCCGGCATACCGTACACCATCCTCCAGCCGAACAATTTCTATCAGAACGATTACTGGTTTAAGGACCCGATCCTTCCAGTATGGCGTGCATCCTCAGCCGATCGGCGATGCAGGCATTTCGCGTGTCGATATCCGCGATATCGGCGATGCCGCCGTCAACGCCATGATCACCGACAACCACACCAACAAGACATATGCCCTGGTCGGCCCCGAAGCGGTCACCGGCAAGTCAACCGCCGAGGTTTACTCCGTTTGCAGGGAAGAGATCAAGTATGGCGGCCGATGATATGGATGCCTGGTATGAGCAGTGGAAACAGTGGATCCCGGTCTGGATGGCGTATGAATTTCGCATTATGTACGAACTCTTCCAGACGCGCGGCCTGAAAGCAACGCCGGCTCAGTTGAAGGAGACCGAAACGGTGCTCGGCCATGCTCCCCGTCGTTTCGAAGACTTCGCCAAAGAAATGATGGGCAAGTAAGAATAGTGGCTTGCTTAAGCCGAAAATCGTCATCGCGAGGCCCGCTCTCGTCGCCCCGAGCGTAGACGAGGGGTGACGAGTTGGAGCGAAGCAACCCATTCCAGAGATCGATTTGAGCGGCAGACCTCCCGGTCTGCCGTTTTCATTCGAGCCATGGGGGATGCCGGCTCGGAATCATCATGTTGTTGGGGTCGAAGGGGATGTATTTTCCGGAGAATGATTTGAATTGAGGCGGAGGACATCAGTCGGAGCATCGCCTCTATATAATGGGGCGCACTAAGAAGTACTGACAAACGTAATACGTTTTAAAGGGAGGAGATGAGAACTGGCCTTCGACTACGCTCAGGCCAATTGCATGGCACTACAAGGCGTTGCGATCCCTTTCCAATCGGGCTGAGCGAAGCCTGCCCTGAACTTGATTCAGGGTCGAAGCCCGATTCTCCACCCTGCATACTCACCCCCCCACTTTCTTCTTGCTAACTCGGACAATTTTCATCTACTTTACCGCAGGTGGGGTGATCCGCAAGGCTCACACAAAGTAATCGTCACACGCGACGTGTCGCGGCGTTGCCAGTAAGGAGAGTCGTATGAAAAAGATGATGGCTACTGTTCTGGTGGTAGTATTCGCCGCGTCGTTTCTGGTCGGCGCGTTGATCACGGAGACGAAAGCCGCTCCCCCCTGCCGGATCGTCTGCAATGGCCTCGATGGCTACCGATGCTGCAAAGTCAAAGGTGTTGAGACCTGCACCTACGATCCATCGATCGACTGCGTCAAGCCGATCTGATCCCGGGGACTTCGCAATTTGTTGTTTGAATGCAAGATTCTTAGAATCGACAGGATATCAAGTGAGACCCGAGCCCCACGATCCCCCACCCCGCCGGGCTTTAATTGAGTCTACTCTTCTGTCCTGATCCATTGTATTGAATACGTCCACCCACCGCATGTAGTCTTCGACACAAAGTAAACCGGCTTGTCAGCCAGTCGCAGAGGGCTGGTCAATACTTCGCGCTTTGGTGGCGCGGCCGCGCCAACTGCATTTGGCGCAACTACTCTTGGTACTCCCTCTTCGGTCATTTGAGCTCGATATAATGCAGAATCATACCGCACCTCGGCACCGCTCTCATCGAACCCTATCACCCTGATACCATCCGGCATATACGTCTGGGCCGCCAGATCACCTTGTATTACCCGACGCATCACTACTGAATATGATTTGTTTGCACTTCCGCCTCCCGGCCCACCCCACCCATGTCTTGAAATTACTAGAAGGGCACGTTTCTCTCTTTTGGAGAACAATTGCTTCCACCAGGGTTTGCGCGCTTCCATGGTCACCCGGTACTCTGCCTCTAACCATGGGAAATACTTGGTATACTCAATCTCAACGGAATCGTGACCATCTCCTGCCATGCTCATTCGTAAGCCACGCCCGAATCGACCGCTCATCATTTGGAAACGACCGCTATCATCGGTCAGCGCCGTAACGCCGTTGTCGTCCAGAAGTCGGACTCGAATTTCCGAAATCGGCTCTTTGGTCTCCGCATCCACTACCCTGCCATAAACGACTCCTGCTTTCAGCGTTGGCATTGGAAACAGCTTCATTCCAGCGTCATTTGGTCGGGAGTAGTCAAATGTCGCACTGTCTCTCCCGGGCCAGAGCCAAACCGGCACAATTGTGACGGAGTCGCGGCGGAGACGCAGGCCGGTGAGCTTGAGCTTCCCGTATCCAACCAACTTCAAATCCAACTGATGTAGTGTATCCTCTGCCCACACATGATAACCATCGGTCAGGATCTGGTCACCAGATGGCCAGCCTTCCCAATTCAGTTTGACTGTCGTCTTGTTCAAGACGGGATGTAGGCTATCAGGCTGATAGTACCTGAGAATGAGGAAGCATGGGTTGTGCAGGTACATGCCCGGACGAGCAGACTGGACTATCTCCTGAATTTCAGTAGAATCTATTTGGTAGTCGATAACAGACAGTGCGTGGACTTTGCCTGACGATGCGAGCACTATCGTCAGCGCAAGCGCCAACCAGGCAAACATTGTGAGCCACTTATTCCCCATCCCAACTCCTACCTATCAAGCGGCGACGTTTCTATATACAGGACGATTCTCCCACTCCCCGCGTGCAACCCGCATCCTCATCTGCGAGTCAACCAAATCCCTACAGCCCGAAACTATACCCAACCATTAGCATCGCCGTCCGCGGTGGCGATTCAGTCAATCCAGTCAGCGCCACTTTGTCCGGCGAAATTGAACCGGATACCGGAAGCTTTATTGTTTTCTCCGATAATTGACTGTAGCTGGTCCGCAATTCGATTGCCAGGAGATTGTTGCCGGTCTCTATCTCAATGCCAATTCCCAGTGCTATAGTGAAGTCAGGATTGTTGAGATTGGCGATCTCACGTTGCGATTCCCCCGTCCATGCCTCCGGATTCGCACTGACCTCTCCTTTGACGGCGAAAGCAAGGCAGGGTCCTATGAAAAACGTCGCTCCGGCACGGGAATTAAGCGGTATCCAGCCCTTAAAGAGAACTGGGCACTCGATGTAATTGAGAGTTACATCTGCCGCATACTGATTGTGAAATCTATCTGTCAGCGTCCCCTTCCCTCCTTTCGGATTGAAGATGACTTCCGGCTGAATCGAGAAGAATTGATTCATCGGTATGGTAACGAAGCCGCCGAACGGAATTCCTCCCTTGGCGCTCGTGGAGCCAAGAGACAGACTGGACTG
Coding sequences within it:
- a CDS encoding asparaginase, with translation MDMKVIQHTIPKGAEPGAFIYRGSVVEATHCRIDLRGWMTRQQYSLSGRPGDGDDDAVTTKPFQLVPLVASGGADEYGFSNPESLIMAGSHSGTDEHIAVVRSTRKAGNEPSHLKCGYHWSLGMQTDIKYLCCTAKIKTHPAQLFGEDPDFGSGAASK
- a CDS encoding methyltransferase domain-containing protein, with the protein product MTRKLVRMGGKATGIIGTDAGDRTGGRAGARFVHADMRRVKAKAGEYDLVVSSLAFHYIRNLDGLFKRCSKLLRSDGALIFSIHHPLSSFKMLQEQRKSKSVYFSVGESYRWRMLPGMELVSYHQTFESISVDSRGWDFIDRRWRRNHRREVVVLTPRRLTRPWLPRRSW
- a CDS encoding NmrA family NAD(P)-binding protein, with translation MMPSSKGSDSLFLLTANSITETFEALSALHEAKKLKYKKIVYLSVHNPDWGRHVAHFGAKENIEHAIKESGIPYTILQPNNFYQNDYWFKDPILPVWRASSADRRCRHFACRYPRYRRCRRQRHDHRQPHQQDICPGRPRSGHRQVNRRGLLRLQGRDQVWRPMIWMPGMSSGNSGSRSGWRMNFALCTNSSRRAA
- a CDS encoding PorT family protein, whose amino-acid sequence is MKNRVVLLFALFLLLSLFATSGALGQVRVGFKIGYTSAWFKKNSFYRNGPPGLVVENQSSLSLGSTSAKGGIPFGGFVTIPMNQFFSIQPEVIFNPKGGKGTLTDRFHNQYAADVTLNYIECPVLFKGWIPLNSRAGATFFIGPCLAFAVKGEVSANPEAWTGESQREIANLNNPDFTIALGIGIEIETGNNLLAIELRTSYSQLSEKTIKLPVSGSISPDKVALTGLTESPPRTAMLMVGYSFGL